The genomic window ATCAACAACTCTCCTCGAAATCACCTTATCAAAAGTCCCAAGAAGCAATAATGTAGACAAAATACTAATCTTCATTGGATATAGCTATGGTATCAGAATGATTAATATAGTATGATTTTATTAATTAACCACTTTTTCCAGGTCTTTAGCACGCAACTTTTCTACAAGAGACACAAATAGTCACAGTAACTAATATTCTACCTAGTGAAATGCAGTTTAATATCTAGTTAGTTTGGTTTTGAGCAAGaagtttatatatatgtatatatatatatatatatctagtCTGTTATAATACTATATTAAAATATACGATGGAGCACCATGGGGTTTTAGgtgcttcttttgttgcCCGAGATGGAAATCGACCGGGTAACACACGATATTTCtaagaataaaaaatagaacaaaaaagatatGCATCGGCCGGGAATCGAACCCGGGGCCCAACGATGGCAACGTTGGATTTTACCACTAAACCACCGATGCTCGTTTCTTGTTTCGGGGTTTAGATTACGGCACCAGCAGGGAAGAGTGAAGTCACGGGgccaaaaaaataaaaagacaaaaaattagaaataaaaacataaaaaagaatgcaTCGGCCGGGAATCGAACCCGGGGCCCAACGATGGCAACGTTGGATTTTACCACTAAACCACCGATGCTAATTGTTGAGTTCTGCAACGCAGTCTGGGAAGGGGTACAACGAGGACAACCATGtgaaaaaatatatccattcatcatcacttgAGGCCTCACTTTATCTTGGTACAGGATGGATGGTATATCTTATCTGCATTTAAACCATTATCGCTGTTCCAATTTTGGTATgtgtttgaaaaaaatatatagtCTTTCAGATGAAGGACGgttaaaaagaataaataaaacaaaaaaaaagaatgcaTCGGCCGGGAATCGAACCCGGGGCCCAACGATGGCAACGTTGGATTTTACCACTAAACCACCGATGCTGGTTTCTTGCTTCCGGGTTTGGGTGCAAGGAACACACTGCACAAGGAAGGTGTTGAGACGGAGCATATCTTAAGATAGGGTAACGACCAATGGAATAGGCGGCTAAGTATCCAGATGTACACTACTAGATATATAGATGTATAGCTAATGCACAATATGGGTTCATCAGTCAGATACCAGAGATCTTGATTGCTCGGTTCCAGCTGGACGTTTCTTACTTTCCTTATCTTCTCTGCGATTATAGGTTCGCTTGGATGTCGAGGACTCCTTATCTTCATATGTTAACAAATCCAACTCTAGAGATAACTCTGACTGCTAAAGGTTCTGTGAtttattaaatatatatatatatatatatatatatataaaatataatacaatataacaaacaaacagatAAAATTAGTAAGGGAACTGAAAATTCTATCAAtttaaacaaagaaaacatgtCAACATGTTATTATCATATCCAGCAGTGTTAGTGTGCTACATCATAACTCTAATTGTAGCTAGTAAAGTGCCAGACAATTTTGTGAAAGCAAATTATAATGACATAGGTCTGATAAATAGAGACAATAGTACTAAGGTTGACAGCATTAATCTATTAAGATGtctttccaacaacaacatcactGGGTCAGCAATGGTATATGTGTCAGACGAAGGTCAGTTATCTGTCGTTTTGGAAGAGAACGACACTGAAAATAAGAATAGAATTAAAAAGAGTGCTGCATTATGTTATCGGGTTTTAGGATTTAGTTTAAGTTTTGCAACAAGTTACAACGAATCTGCGATTGATGATGGTGTACAGGTCTTACCACTTCGTGATGCTATCCTGATCGAGAATATAGATGTGTTCTCAAGTGTTGTTCGTAATAGGAGAATTGTGAGTAGTGGTCTCTATCAAAATCTACTAGGAGTAACATCGTTACCAGCTCGAGTCTTGGCCAAACAAGTACTATGAAACAGAAACGTGCGAAATATTATGGATACTATATTACAAGAGTCACACAAAGTAGTGATTGTACTAGTAATGAGGAAATATTTAGCCACATCATGACTGCGAATTGTGTGAATCAAAGAGAATTGACTGGACAGACAACTGCAGCCGATTCAAGAGGCAATGGAGTTTTGAACTACTTTAACAGAACTCTACTCGACCGTTGTCGTTCGTTGCTAGAAGACAAACGGGTCTATCCAAGGAAGTCTGGTACCATGAAATAGAACATGTAGTATATGATTTGAACCACACATTTAAGCAAAAGGATAAAGTATTGAGACTCAATAAATCCTTATACGGTCTAAAGCAAAGCGGAGCCAATTGGCAGAAAGCAATTAAGGACTTACCTAAAAGGTAAATTCCTAGAAATAATTGTATGTTTATTCGTTGATGACATAGTCATAGCCGGCAACAACGATAATACAATAAACCAATCCATAACAGATGTACAAAACAGATTTGAAGTATAAATTACTTATCTAATACACTCACCGGTAAGAAACCAGATCAGATTTTAATTACTGATAATACAGCATTAATAAGTTCGATAAAAGGAACTAAAACTCTAAAACCTCTAGTATCGTTGTCTGTTGAAACATAAATGAAAGTGTCGTATTTTATACTCGGGACCtgaatataatatatgtataaaaTGGTATTTACGTGAAAGGGTTTCCTTTTACATGCGAAGATCTGTATCTCCATTCCAGTTCGAACTATGCTCATAAATAACGTTTCTTGTCAACATAGTGTCTAGACTGTCGTTCTCAGAGTCAATGGCATCTAAACTCTGTGACTCGACAGCACGACCAACGTCATCCATGTCCTGCATTCCGTAATATTCTGTTGATGACTCCGTATCACCACGATTCGATGACGATTTTTTCGAATGGAATAGACTAACACGCGGTTTGAAAAAACgtcttttcttatttttcttattaCTTGAGGATTTATCCCCAACATAATCGATCTTGGGATCGACGAAGAACCTGTCTCTGTTATCAATTCTCCGGCCCAAAAGcgatttctttgaaatttccctttctcttttctcaaGTTTACCAATGAGCCCCCAGGCGTTAACAAACACTAGTATTCTCAAGAAAGCGATTAGAGAATGGATCCAGTGGTTACGAGACTCGTTCTGCACCATCTGAACGATCGCAGCCGCGTACAGGAGCAAGTAAACTGTAATATTGTATATGAGTAGCGGAATAGTTTCTTTGTAATTCTGCAAGAACATCATGAACTTGCGACTTCTAGAAGTAACATGGCTATCCATAGAAGAGGACACAGAGTGCAAACTATAGAAAGCATATCGTATGATAGCCAGCAAAAATATTGTGAAAAGAGCAATCTGCGTTATTCTGAACGGTACCTGCACCCACAGGAGGTATTTGAGGTGGGCATAGAAGAGATTGATCCCAAAGAACATGACGTGGAATACCGATAGTGACACAGATAATGTCACTATAACGTTCGTGGAGTTGCTGAGGCATACAGGCCACCCTTTCAGCCGCC from Kluyveromyces marxianus DMKU3-1042 DNA, complete genome, chromosome 6 includes these protein-coding regions:
- the DFG16 gene encoding Dfg16p, whose amino-acid sequence is MDDTSWLKPLVSRFSCEGYLLNSGTFSQVVGTRHSHTVWNQTMSYPAWYVNCTNANETVKFIKALADSSQKYNLKPQKNDFMNGNLVIAFVISGVCIGGWMLFLLLFLLPSTNHNRQHRMVHLNVLYFSIVQSVTWKMTNDQVFAVQYKHNSQNSNAFYYVIFKSRWFRVLRFFQLLFCDINWVIVIYYLCQGSKVRSWRLKGWPVCLSNSTNVIVTLSVSLSVFHVMFFGINLFYAHLKYLLWVQVPFRITQIALFTIFLLAIIRYAFYSLHSVSSSMDSHVTSRSRKFMMFLQNYKETIPLLIYNITVYLLLYAAAIVQMVQNESRNHWIHSLIAFLRILVFVNAWGLIGKLEKREREISKKSLLGRRIDNRDRFFVDPKIDYVGDKSSSNKKNKKRRFFKPRVSLFHSKKSSSNRGDTESSTEYYGMQDMDDVGRAVESQSLDAIDSENDSLDTMLTRNVIYEHSSNWNGDTDLRM